A region of the Geomonas subterranea genome:
TCATCGGGTCGATCAAGCCGGTGGGGCGGATCAGCTGCTCGACCACCACCCCCTCCGACATCTTCAGCTCGTAGTCGGCCGGAGTTGCCGAGACATAGATCGTCTGGTTCAGCTTCCGGGTGAACTCCTGGAAGGTGAGCGGCCTGTTGTCCAGGGCAGAGGGGAGCCTGAAACCGAAGTTCACCAGGGTCTCCTTGCGGCTCCTGTCACCGCGGTACATCCCACCCACCTGTGACACCGTGATGTGGGACTCATCCACCACCAGCAGGAAGTCCTCGGGGAAGTAGTCGATCAGCGTGTAAGGGGGCTCGCCCGCCTGGCGCCCGTCGAAGTGACGCGAGTAGTTCTCGATCCCCTGGCAAAAGCCCATCTGCTCCATCATCTCGATGTCGAAAAAGGTGCGCTGTTCGATGCGCTGCGCCTCCAGGAGCATGTTCTGCTCCTTGAAGTAACGGATGCGCTCCTCCAGCTCGACCCGGATCTGCTCCACCGCCCGCTCCAGGGTCTGGCGGCTCGCCACGTAATGCGAGGCGGGGTAGATCGCGAAGCGCGGCAGTTTCTGGATCTGCACGCCGCGCAGGGGATCTATCTCGGAGACCGACTCGACGGTGTCGCCCCAGAACTCGATCCGGATGGCGCGCTCGTCATCGTGCGCCGGGAAGACCTCTACGGTGTCGCCGCGCACCCGGAAGCTGCCGCGATGGAAGTCGACGTCGTTTCTTTCGTACTGGATCTCCACCAGGCGCTTCAGGAGCTCGTCGCGCCCGAGCTCGTCCCCCTCGCGCACCCGGATCTGCATTTCCTGGTACGATTCCGGCGATCCGATCCCGTAGATGCAGGAGACCGAGGCGACGATGATGACGTCGCGCCGGGTCAGAAGGCTTCGCGTCGCGGCGTGGCGGAACTTGTCGATCTCGTCGTTGATCGAGGAATCCTTCTCGATGAAGGTGTCTGAGGAGGGGATGTAGGCTTCGGGCTGGTAGTAGTCGTAATAGGAGACGAAGTACTCGACGGCGTTGTTGGGGAACAATTCCTTGAACTCGCCGTAGAGCTGGGCCGCCAGGGTCTTGTTGGGGGCGAGCACCAGGGCGGGACGGTTGCACCTGGCTATCACCTGCGCCATGGTGAAGGTCTTGCCGGAGCCGGTGACCCCGAGGAGAACCTGGTGCCGGTCGCCGCGCAGTACGCCCTCGGAAAGTTCTTCGATGGCGCGGGGCTGGTCGCCCCGCGCATGAAAACCGGTTACCAGTTCGAATTTGTCCATGGGGCGGATATTAGCAGGAGGAGGGGCCGGTTGGCAACAGGGGTATCACGCCGCTGTGCAGGTCCGGTGCGGGGGGAGCTGGTTCACGACCAACCAGTAGTTCATCACCTGCTTCATGTTCTCGCAGAACTGGCCGTAGTCGACCGGCTTGCGGATATAGCTGTTGGCCCCCAGGCGGTAGCTGTCCAGGATATCCTGCTCCTCGGTGGACGAGGTGAACACGATAACCGGTATGGAGCGGGTCTTCGCCTCCTCCCTCATGCGGCGCAGCACCTCCAGGCCGTTCACCTTGGGCAGTTTCAGATCGAGGAGCACCAAAAGGGGGGCCGGCGCCTGCTCTCCCCCGGCCCTGCGCCCGGTGCCGAATAGGTGCTCCAGCGCCTCTGCGCCGTCACGCGCCACCACGATGCCGTACGGCATGTGCTTGCGTATCGCCCTAAGGGTCAGAGCCTCGTCGTCAGGATTGTCCTCCACCAGCAGGATCATCTTGTTCACTGGGTCCTCCTTGCTTGAGAGATGGGGCCCCAAGTTTTTAACAAAGTTTTAACATCTTGGCAATAATTTTTTAATAATCCAGCTCTTAATCTCCCTTTAATCCAACTGTTGATTTTTCCGCCCCCCCTGTGCGATACTGCAGCATCTTACGCATTTACCCAAAGGGAGGTCACATGTTTGGATTCGGCATGCCGGAGCTCATTATTATCCTGGTGATCGTGCTCGTGGTGTTCGGTGCCGGCCGGCTCCCGGAGATCGGCGGCGCGCTTGGCAAGAGCATCAGGAACTTCAAGAAGGCTTCCAGCGGCAAGGACGAAATTGAGATTAAAGCCGGCCGCCCTGATGACGATAAGAAAGGGAGCTAGCTCCAGCTCATTAGTTTGAGTCTCGTCGTTCCGAGGTCCCCGCTGCAGCTTGCGGGGGCCTTTTTATTTTTTTGGCGCGGCGTAAAGGCGAAACAAGGCAGCCACACCGGGAAGGATCATGAAAAAACAGCACAAGGAACCAGCAGCAGCCCATGGCGCCGGGCAGATCGTGGAACTGCTGGTCGCCACCGGCGTCATCACCAATCAGCAGCTGCTCTACGCCCAGCGGGTGCACAGCAAGCTGCAGTCCCCGAAGACGCTGATCGACGTGCTCCAGGAACTGGAGTACATAAAGCGTGAGGACGTGGTGCGCACCCTGCGCGAGAACAGCCTCTCCATCCGTATAGGAGACCTGCTGGTGGAGCTCGGCTACCTGAAGCAGAGCGAGCTGCTCACCGCGCTGAACCTGCAAAAGGAGGGCGGCACCCCGCGCAAGATGCTCGGGGACATCATCGTCGAAAAAGGGTTCATCGAGGAACGCAGGCTGACCGAGGTGCTTTCCTTCCAGCTCGGATTCCCGATGGCCGAGCTGGAATTCCGCAAGCTGGACCGCAAGCTGTTCGCCAAGGCGCCCTTCGAGGTGTTCCGGGACGAGCTCTTCGTCCCTTACGCCGTGGACGAGGACGGCGCGACGCTGGTCGCCTTCGCCAACCCGCTGGAGAAGTACTCGCGCCTGTCCGCCGAGAAGATCTTCGGCAGGAACGTGAAGCCCTCCATCGCCACCCGTACCGCCATCCTCTCCGC
Encoded here:
- the uvrB gene encoding excinuclease ABC subunit UvrB, producing MDKFELVTGFHARGDQPRAIEELSEGVLRGDRHQVLLGVTGSGKTFTMAQVIARCNRPALVLAPNKTLAAQLYGEFKELFPNNAVEYFVSYYDYYQPEAYIPSSDTFIEKDSSINDEIDKFRHAATRSLLTRRDVIIVASVSCIYGIGSPESYQEMQIRVREGDELGRDELLKRLVEIQYERNDVDFHRGSFRVRGDTVEVFPAHDDERAIRIEFWGDTVESVSEIDPLRGVQIQKLPRFAIYPASHYVASRQTLERAVEQIRVELEERIRYFKEQNMLLEAQRIEQRTFFDIEMMEQMGFCQGIENYSRHFDGRQAGEPPYTLIDYFPEDFLLVVDESHITVSQVGGMYRGDRSRKETLVNFGFRLPSALDNRPLTFQEFTRKLNQTIYVSATPADYELKMSEGVVVEQLIRPTGLIDPMIEVRPAAGQVDDLLHEARVTTERGERVLVTTLTKRMAEELTDYYRELGIRVRYLHSDIDTFQRMEILRDLRLGEFDLLVGINLLREGLDLPEVSLVAILDADKEGFLRSTRSLIQTCGRAARNVSGRVLMYADKVTGSMQAAIDETMRRRELQQAYNSEHGITPESVKRVIGNVLQAPEEKDWVTVPVKADEFLNPKDLEKTLKRLKKEMLAAAKAQEFEKAAELRDKIKRLEVAEITKGN
- a CDS encoding response regulator produces the protein MNKMILLVEDNPDDEALTLRAIRKHMPYGIVVARDGAEALEHLFGTGRRAGGEQAPAPLLVLLDLKLPKVNGLEVLRRMREEAKTRSIPVIVFTSSTEEQDILDSYRLGANSYIRKPVDYGQFCENMKQVMNYWLVVNQLPPHRTCTAA
- a CDS encoding twin-arginine translocase TatA/TatE family subunit — its product is MFGFGMPELIIILVIVLVVFGAGRLPEIGGALGKSIRNFKKASSGKDEIEIKAGRPDDDKKGS